A segment of the Deltaproteobacteria bacterium genome:
TCCCCCCTTCGTGTACTTCAACTCGACGTCGCACGAATCCGAAAGCGGGGGCGCTTCAAGGAACCGGTCAGACAAAAAAATATGACCGCCTATGTTGCGGGGATTGATGCCCAGAAGCTTGCCTCTGCCCGGCTCAATCAGTTGGCAAAAACCAAGGCCCCCGTCCCCGAAGAGACCGCCCCACAGACGGGAGGCATCCCGCTCAAGGATTTGATGAAGAAGAAGCCTCGTGGTCCGGGTCGCGCATAGCGAGTGACGACATCCTTGCCTCTTCCAGCTCTTTCTGCAATTCGCGTATTTTCTTCTCCTTGTGGCGGAGTTCTGTCGACCGAAAAACGCGGGGCAGGATTTGAAGGAGCGGAAGAAAAATCATCCCCAAGCAAAATGTGGCAATGAGGAGAAACCCAACCGGGATCGGATAGGATTCGAGCGTCAGGAGATGAGGAATCCGAAACTGGAAGGTGAGCAGGTGTTGGAACGCCTCACCTCCCACGTTACTGTAAAAAAAATTCAGGATC
Coding sequences within it:
- a CDS encoding DUF1049 domain-containing protein, translating into MIKLIYSLTLAFLTFVILNFFYSNVGGEAFQHLLTFQFRIPHLLTLESYPIPVGFLLIATFCLGMIFLPLLQILPRVFRSTELRHKEKKIRELQKELEEARMSSLAMRDPDHEASSSSNP